A stretch of the Capsicum annuum cultivar UCD-10X-F1 unplaced genomic scaffold, UCD10Xv1.1 ctg3076, whole genome shotgun sequence genome encodes the following:
- the LOC124891123 gene encoding uncharacterized protein LOC124891123: AYAPQTGLDEEEKKRFWEVLDEVVRGVPSSEMIFIGGDFNGHIRSLSLGYDDVHGGFGFRDRNVEGTALLDFARAFGLVVVNFSFSKKEEHLVTFRSRLVKTQIDFLLLKKGDRAMC; this comes from the coding sequence TGCGTACGCGCCACAGACGGGCCTggacgaggaggagaagaagagattttgggaggttttggacgaGGTGGTAAGAGGCGTACCTAGTTCAGAGATGATTTTCATAGGAGGGGATTTTAATGGGCACATTAGGTCTCTGTCGTtgggttatgatgatgtgcatggaggtttcgGGTTCAGGGATAGGAATGTTGAGGGAACTGCACTTTTagattttgcgagggcctttgggttaGTGGTAGTGAATTTCAGCTTTTCGAAGAAGGAAGAGCATCTGGTTACTTTTCGTAGTAGGCTAGTcaagactcaaattgactttttgctgcttaagAAGGGGGATAGAGCAATGTGTTAG